The genomic window TGTTGGCAACGGCGGAtccagggggggggggggggggggtcatgGGGGTCATGAAATACCtattttttacttctatctattgtCATCAAAATTAGATTATAAGTTCTCGACTTGACCACGACTGAACCCCCCTAGCGCCATAGCTGGATCCGCCCTTGACtgttggatagaaacaggcgttactttgcggaattccgtgaTGTAATATGAAGCTAAgctttgctgtactccgcgaaaagcagaagaatttgTACGgcgtaatatatgtataatttcttcaattaaaCTCACAGAGAAATtccgcaatgtactctctacgcacgtttagctcCGACACCTGAGAATCCTGAGgttatgttgattttacaatatGTGCGTACGCTCAGACTGAAAATTCGTGAACccttttgtattaaatattttcagcaTCATGAATTTTCATTGTTCTGCTCTAAAATAAACATTGCAGTTTTTTTGCTATGGCAACATTCAGTGATAAGATTACAGTAAATTTTAATGAGTTatgttaaagtaattttataaagttggtaaataattaaacttttgttaattataaattcatattagccagatattttatgaaatggaTTAGGTTTTTTTACAGCAACTAAcaactattattaattaataaaaagttttcaagaaacaattaaaataatatggcaccattacatacatttattacttacaaaccaatataatttgtgaggcacgcatttgtttgtataaatattataataattactttacattttaaaaactgtatgtacctacattcttgtgaataaattattattattattattatattttattaataaccttATGTtttgacattgagttggtgggtatttactattttgatataaatacgactgcattatcgatacacttcagtcctcgtcgatgcaaagatacctcccggtgtcttagtcgttatcacttaCTAAGACAGTGCTATAATTATACCTCAGTATTAAAGATATTCCAAAACCATGTTGAAGTTTACCTGCGaaatatttttgctttatttatgttttggCCAGACTCGGGTATCCATCGGGGCTCCGTATTCCGTGCTAGATGACCATGCTAAGCACTGGGCCAACGGCGTTTAATTGTGCTTACGTGCGTGCAGGGGAGAGCAGCAGCAAGCGCGAGCGGGAGCGGgacggcggcggcgcggcgcgcgaGTGGCGCGGGCGCGGCCGCCGCGacccgcgcccgcgccgcatCGCCCCCGAGCGCTTCCTCAGCGCCGCCTACCCCTTCCAGGTCAAGTTCACCCCCGACAACCTGCTCAACGGTGAGTGCTATATGTGGGatgtatataaaattgtatctttgtGTCCGGAAAAAAAATGATCTCGAAGTATAGAATAATATGTACAACATATACATTTGACGGTTGGCACAGAGAGCAgtgcccctgctttctgagtcgaacccacggcctcgccgtgggttcgattcccacaatctttgtgtgatgcatttttttttttttcagtgtccgggtgtttataaatatacatattataagtattttttataatattcataaaaatattcatcaatcatcttagtacccttaacacaagctacgcttacttgggtagatggcgatgtgcgtgttgttattatttatagtatcaAACAAAGTCGCTCTCGCTGTTTTTACTCTTAGATCTTTACTTATAACTATGCAACGGATTATAATGCGTTTTCAGCAAAAGATAGTGATTTAAGAGGATGGCCATATGGGCCATCCTCTTAAATCAAGTAGTATAGTAGTAAGTAGTATCAAGTAGTATAAAGCATTTTATAAAAGCGTCTACACCtttattaattctatttttttatatttatgaaacaaaatCAATCTGTACCCTTTTTCAATCCAAATAATTGAACTCTTATATTCTATATTGAAAGCttcaataacttttatttatctttacacCTGATATTGGCAAATCTGTGTAAAAGAtaaaaggtaataaaaaaatttgtagCCTAGTAATGATCCTTGTCTTGTCAGCGTCAAATGCCTGTTAgagaaaaaatacaatttttgaataAGGCAAGCAATCTATTCGTATATtgtataatcaataaaaaaaatatatcatattcattcatattaatgATAAAGCATTTGTTAATCTGGAGTTAATATCAAGAGTAATTCCTTGTACGAACAGGTTCTCAGTACGACACGCTGTCACAGGAGATTTGGGACAAGTTTATGAAATCACAGCAGACTGAGGAGACATTTCGCAAAAAGATGAATCTTTGGAGATATCTATACATAACTATAAAGGTAAGGAAGAAGCCGGACATGAAAACAACACAAGCTAGCTGAACCACTTCATCGAACTTGACAAAATTTTGCACAGAGATAGCTTGACTGAGGTACACACCACGCCATAATGACATGCCATGACTACCCATTATATCGTATTATAGCATAGAAATAGAACGAGTatttatgtgatatttttatcaatctaCTTCACATTCGGTTAGATAAATTCCACGAACTTGTTTCTTTTTGCATTCTAAAGTTACTTaataacagtaaaccagtccaACACACGCACGGTTTCCTTCgtcagaattattattatttctatcagtcttaaaaaaaatgtattatttgctAGCAGCACATTGTAGCAATTAGTGGCACTGCGACAATGTGCTGGAGTAGCAGATAAATTTGTATACACCAAAAAAAGAAAgagacccaaaattgagccctGTGGGATACACCCACCTTTCATGGTAGTTTAACCCTGACACTTTATGCATACACTTTTTGGGTTCTATCACTGAGAATGGCAATTAGATTACGTGCAACATTTTtgtgccatagtggcttagtttaaGTAACAGGTTCTTATGTTTAACACAATCAAATGCTCTGGACAGATCACGAAACAACTCGATCACGTACCACTATTCTGCGAACCGTCTCAGGCTTCTGGCAGCTTAATGATGATGTGGATTTTGGACCGTCGATTCTGGAACTTCCTGCAAAAGACCTGTGGCCCgcagtagacgtcaatcggtttaagtgatgatgaatgattatgatgaaaacCGGTTGTCAGTCGTTGACTTTCGTCGTCGTTGCAGTCGATATTCCCGCGCTACGGGCTGTACGTGGTGGGCTCGACGATGTCCGGCTTCGGCCTCGACTCGTCCGACATGGACCTGTGCCTGTACGTGCGCGCGCTGGCCGACCTCGAGCCGCGCGCGCACGCGCTCGTGCACCTCAACCACATCCTGGGCTACATCAAGAGCTTCGACCCGAGTGAGTGCGCCAGCTGACTGCTCCGTGCGAGTGTCGCGTAGCTGAAGTCGCGTTGAAATGAGATGCGGTCCCAAGGTTCTGGAACGCCGTCTTCGCTTcggttaacgcagcgttggtagagtCGCTGGAATTAGGCAgcctaggaccgtggattttggaactctttGCAAAATACCTAGGACCTGCaatggacttcaatcggtttaGATGTTGATGAAGCGAAATTTATAAAGCAATGAAACAAACACAGAAATGGCTAGTGATTTATGCGTATCTATACCTATGAAATGTGTGTAtgattaagtataatattatgagtatttataattataaataatcataTCCTGCCAGATCTAAGCCTTCCTCGAGAAaattaaaacgcccataactccgaaaagtaagacgTGCGTGCCGACCTTACCTACTAGCCTATTTCCGCTGGATGTGATGTTAGTTATCATAAAAACCTACAGTAAGGTCTGAAAAGAATCCCTCAGTAAACTGAGCCGAGTGATCGTTGTGAATGGTTGCAGGTGCAGAGCTCATCCACGCGAAGGTGCCAATCCTCAAGTTCCGGGACGAGCGCAACGGGCTCCAGGTGGACCTGAACTGCAACAATGTGGTGGGCATCCGGAACACCAACCTGCTCTACTGCTATTCCAGAAGTAAGATGGTTTCATATTAATGGCTTCTGTTTTATATTAGCGACCCGACCCGCTTCGCACCGGCGCAATGTAGATACGAACATGGGGCAGTTTGGAGTGATTTATAGTACAATTCCGTACGATTAATCACTCTAAACTGCCAATACACttgttacgacatcacattacaaatctttcAGTTTCTTTGCTTTTTGTACTATAACATGCATGTTTACTACATAtgaaaccttcctcttgaataaTTCagttgctgaaaactgcattaaaaccCATTTCGTAATTTCAAAGATCTAAGCATACAAACTTCGGGAGAGACTTGGTTTTATACTAAGTAAAGATTTAAGGATAGtacattaagctttatttgctgtaATCCCGAAAATTCTCGAAAATCTGCAATTTTAaacattcaataattttaatgcacgtcacagaaaaaatattgataaatattgatgaaattattaattgtaccGTTCTAATTTTACATTGGACCGTTATAATAAGCCTGGTTTTCGCCAAATACAGAAAATTTAACTTACATTATGTCATGGAATTGCGCAAAGTAGCGCAAAGCAGTTAGTTgtatctaatatattttatgggatAATTCAAAGGCTTGTCATCTTGGATATTCGGTTTTTATGTTAAGAAAATTCTCCATGCCAGCCCTGAGTTAGAAACTTGGCATTGCCAACCGTTGTTAATAACATAACTAAACTACTGCACCGTACAATTCTatgatacaataatataatacagtAACAAGTAATTTAGGGCTGAgtttgaatttgataaaaattaaggTTAGACAGGACCTTACCTGGTCCTGCCATCTTTTGGAGCACCTTTGAAGTAAAACCAACTAGGGTGCCGTCACGGCAAACGGCAAGACGCTCTATTATGCCCTCATTGTCCTCTGTATTTACTTTTATtccgtaattattatttaaattaaaataataaaaaaataatttgatgaaCTAAACGAAAAATTTGCTTTTATTCAAGATATGTAGTTACAGATAGTTTGTTAAAGACATGTTATGCCATCTCTTATATAAACGGCCAGAAGAATTACCTAGTTTTGactgtttgtttgaaatctttattgcataCATAAACAGATGAAAAATAGCACGCATAACAATACATATTtcagcgtgcaaaggcggttttTACGCGCAGTGTCATGAAGTGTGTTCCCCGCAGTGGACTGGCGCGTGCGGCCGCTGGTGGCGCTCACGAAGCTGTGGGCGCGCGCGCACCGCATCAACGACGCGCGGCGCCGCACGCTGTCGTCCTACGCGCTCACGCTCATGGTCATCCACTTCCTGCAGTGTGAGTGCCCTGCCCTAAGCATGCTCGTTGCGGCTCAAACGGTTGGCACTCGTATGTATGCAGCGTGTagccgaattacgaaataaatgttaaggatgcataagtatatttcataaggaatcaccctgtaaaaatattaaatcaaaagaagctaatctatttttcgatacaaacgaattcaaaacattttaagtctTTACTTATTTTTCTGTTTGGCGAAAGACCGAAAATTATATAAtctttggtaataaataaatagtactaCTAGCACTTGTAGCACAcgcgcaagaccgcgagaagttcgctgagctgacggccaacctccagtagtggagaggcacaaaaagtGAGAAAAGAGAGAGactagcacttgtggcaggcggcccAGCTCTtccaaaacaacgtatacaaatGTTAATGAATATATCATTTATGCGTTAATACTGTTTGTTAACAACACAAATGAGCACTGTTTCGAAAATGGAATTAACTCTCAATCGAGTGCACCACTGGCAGATTACGTGAGCACTTGCAAATATAAGTTTGGTTTTTTGTGATGTTCACGATGATGAGTACACCAACACTATGGTTTACgcaattgaatattgaatttaaatttagaaaacatatctatatatgttttctagatttaaaaaaataagggaTACCTAAACATGGAAAAGTTCTGTTTAAAAACGAcactcgatttttttttacaacaatataCAACTTATGctttgaaacaaaaacatacgcggccgaagtcgcgggcaacagctagtgtaaatGAAATCTGCACACACGCTAACGAGAAGGTGCTTCCAGGCGGCACGTCGCCGGCGGTGCTGCCGCGCGCGGGCGAGGCGAGCCGCGGCCGCGCGCACAACCGCTGCTCGCTCGGGGAGCTGTTCCTCAGCATGCTCAAGTACTACGCGGACTTCCCGTGAGTGCCGCGCCGACGTGTTGGCTAACTCTAATGGACTTTATGGCACTTGCTTCGGAGTCGCTAATCCCGTACTTCTGCCTTTTATCTTAAAACACTGTCAAAAGCTTAAGCTGAAGAGTTGTAGGAAAATTTGAGGTTTAATTCAATACGATTAtggtccattttactctgatggtCAGGTATTTCGATACCCGAAAACGactactcgattgcgagcgaataAGTAGCAGTCGAGGTTGTTAGGTATCGGACTCGACTATGCTTCGCTTTCACAGCAGTCTTGTAAATTTTCGGAAGTATAGCACAACTGATAGTCACCTGACGGGGTAGTAACAGCGTTGGAGCGAGCGTGAAACCTCGTCATGAGTAGAGCAACAGCGCTTGTCAACATCGTGCGGAGGGGGGATTGACGTATGGGACGTCTTGCGAGGGATCAGATCTCCGTTTGGGTGGGCTTTAGGATTTGGTTTCAACGCCCGCATGACCGTGGTATGGACCATCGAATGACGTCAGAGATCGGGGCTTCTTAAGATTTCGTCAGTGAAGAAGTTGTGCAAGCGATGCGTGTTACCTAATTGAGACACTTTGGTGGTAGCAATTTGATCGTCTGGGTCATCGCGTTTAGGCCGTCCGCGAATGGGAGTGCGCGCCTCATTCACTAATGGGTTAGTGTGTCTAGTACAATCGCGACGTATGCCCAATTTTACAACACTTaacacaattattcattgtaaagtcaacatctcctgaggatgctccggattcGGAGCGATACGTACGTAGAGAGTTTTTGCAAGACAACGCACCGGTTCACAAGAGCAGGGTTGCAATGGCTGCTCTGCACACACATGGCTTCGAATCGCTAGTCCATCCACCCTACAGTCCAGATCTGGCACcgagtgatttttatttgttccctaatttaaaaaaaaacctaagggGAAGGAAATTTTCCGACGACAGGAGGCAATTTTGGCACATTTTgtggcaaaaaataaaaaatatttttattacgacggtttagaaaaattaattcataGATCTAATAAATGTATTCAACTTCAGAGTGATTatattgaaaaggaaaaatagttttgttgtttcattttatttcaaacccTTCCATTCCACGAACTTTTGGACCTGCCCTCTTATCATGGTTTTCCGTTAAGtcccgcctgcttctatccaattggagtgatccaaaaatattttacctatgACAGTTCTCGAAATTAACTGTACGTAGAATTGTCGCGCACGATTATGGACTTTAGGGTGCTAGTAATAAGGTGGTCTGTGTCCGCAGCTACGAGCACATGGCGGTGTCGGtgcgcgcggcgcggcgcgtgCCGGTGTGGGAGTGCCGCGCGCGCGCCGCGGCGCAGCCGGGCGCCGACGCCGCGCACTGGAAGCTGCTCTGCGTCGAAGGTACTCTCGCCCATAATGATCATAATAATAAGGGTTAGGGTTAGATAATatatttagagaaaaaaaagtaaaagactgatataaaaaggCATATGCTATTTTCGGTATCGGCAGTGTGAGAGCCGGAGCTTAGTGGAAAAGTTCTCCggtcgcgattgccagagaattGCAGGTTCAAATGCTTTCGTTTCTGaaattttttatgcattttttaaaatttataaaaaaaattagtaacattgtatcccaaaaattggtccttacgtctggtaaCCCAAGAGCTGGcacttatttagcccaacggctaagtctaccAATTTAAAtcggcaatagcgccagcattttgtgcccataagtgaacagttagacggcttatatttattgtaaatattaatttcagtttgtaattattatttccctagaaaaatatttttttcgtcgattcaataataaataaatctttattatttaataatttattgattttacctAGAAGTGTAGCTAATacactgaaataaatattacaacatTATAATAccaaagtggtattttaatttgtgACCGCGTTTTCCAGAGCCGTTCGACCTGACCAACACAGCCCGCACGGTGTACGACCCGGAGACGTTCGAGAAGATCGTGGAAACGTTCCGCGACAGCCACGCGCGCCTCGCCGCCGGCCTGCGCCTGCAGGACTCGTGGCCGCAGCGATGATACGCCGCACGCCCACTGTGCGCAcccgcgcccgccgcgcgccCGCTAGTGCGTGCACGTGTACAGAACTTGGCACGGTGTGCAGTGTATATAGTTTAACTGCTCTCAGCGTTAATAGTATTAATGCAGCTGGTGTAATTGGCCAGCGGTGGACAGTGCGATGTATCATCGCGTATATCTGCGTGTGCCTAGAAGTGAGGAAACGTTGAGCTTGTAT from Pararge aegeria chromosome 20, ilParAegt1.1, whole genome shotgun sequence includes these protein-coding regions:
- the LOC120632721 gene encoding poly(A) RNA polymerase gld-2 homolog A-like yields the protein MNEGAPMMYNGGGFDGPGGVYMVQGQARHYPLEMLQVMGGMGGRGGGSPRQGTPRRWQPRKDRQPLKPDNAFGYDSDDSSLSSNASGSNKSSDKGESSSKRERERDGGGAAREWRGRGRRDPRPRRIAPERFLSAAYPFQVKFTPDNLLNGSQYDTLSQEIWDKFMKSQQTEETFRKKMNLWRYLYITIKSIFPRYGLYVVGSTMSGFGLDSSDMDLCLYVRALADLEPRAHALVHLNHILGYIKSFDPSAELIHAKVPILKFRDERNGLQVDLNCNNVVGIRNTNLLYCYSRMDWRVRPLVALTKLWARAHRINDARRRTLSSYALTLMVIHFLQCGTSPAVLPRAGEASRGRAHNRCSLGELFLSMLKYYADFPYEHMAVSVRAARRVPVWECRARAAAQPGADAAHWKLLCVEEPFDLTNTARTVYDPETFEKIVETFRDSHARLAAGLRLQDSWPQR